Within Falco cherrug isolate bFalChe1 chromosome 12, bFalChe1.pri, whole genome shotgun sequence, the genomic segment gaactgtcaTTGAAAACAAAGTTGCTGATCAGAAGCAGTTAGCTAAGCACCTGGTACCAGTACTCCTTGAGAGCTAAAGTGGACTTCTGTCAACATTGCATCTTCTGCAAGAAGAGTAATTTCCTTCTCAGTTGAAGTTCCTTCCTTCAACCAGGTTCAACTCAAGTAATTAAATATGCTggaactataaaaaaaataataaatatatattcccACGCAATCtattcttttaatctttttatagccttaaaaatctatttatgAAACGTTAAAGGGTGCAATGTTTAGGAAAAAGTTACGTTATTTGCAAATAATACCACCTTTGTTAAAGCCATTTTTAggttcaaaacttttttttccttcccacttcACTTATATAAAGGAGGTCctcttgcaaaacaaaaaagtgcagTACTAATTGAATCCAATTAGAACATGACAATAAACTGTTGCATAAGAATTGGTGcagattttcattaaaaccaaTAATCCAAACAAATGTATGCTCATCTATAGAACTACTTAAATGTAGAGAGACAGTGTGTATTTGGCTAGCAAAATGCAGTGCTTAATTTATCATAAAGGTTGATTTGCAGTTGAAAGAATCTTAATAATTACTAATCAAACTGAATTAGCCTCTTTTCTGGAAAgtaattaaagggaaaaaatacaaggCAAGATTAAAAACAAGTTAGAACATATGTCATTAGCTTGTGTCAACCCACCTCGATGTAGTTTAAAATCAACATACTGGCAATTTGCCTTCAGCTTTCAGCGGAGAGAAAACAACTATTTTCATCTGGCAAAGGCGATTAAATGCACAAGTTCCTCAGCAGATAGCCATATATGCCTCAGCACATTTGAACTCCACAAGCATTGGGAAGAGAACCATATGGACTGCTTAAGGTTTATGTTtcacttttggttttggttattCAAATAATGTGAATTACACCTGCATCAGTTCACAATAAGTTTATTTTATGTGAAGAAAAGCTTTGCcattaatgaaaaatttcagtagAAAACAGTGCCTCCTGCTTTCAATCTAGATTACTCAAAAGTAGAAGCTTGTATTAGTGAAAACTTCAGTAGAAACAAATCTGTAGGAAACATGTTCTTGGCACATGAAGTAAAAGCTTTAAACATGTTAAGTTTGAATAGAGTATTTACCATGCAACCACACTGGCAGAAAAGCCAGTTTGTAATGGCTGGTATTTGTCCCTCAAGACAATAACATGGAAGACACTTAAACCTGCTTACATAACGTTAATTGTATATAAATATGGTGTTGCCATAATTGACAGTCTTTATTCAGGCCAACCTTTTAGTTTAACAGTTCTAAATAAGTAATAGGCACTTTGCCTTTCTGATTTCCCCTTTCACCCATCAGCCAGTCTGAATCCATGCCAGGGATACTGTACACTGTTATCACCTAAAAAACAGAAACGCATTATTACAACATTTTCTTGCCAGGAAAAATTACAGTCTACCTTCATGTGATTTCCAAGGTCTTAGATACTGGATTAATGAACTTAAATAGAGCACTTAATATAAGCACCCATGGAACATAATCTAGTGCCCATAAAAATTACTTCACTGGTCTATGGAAAAGAAGTAGATGTAGTAGCACATTTTAAagtccctttttttcctgatgaaatCCCATTTATTGTTTCTCTTCTATTATTATCTATAAATCTTGTATATCACCATCAACTTTAACAGGCAATCTATCTAGAAGAAAGTTTGTTGGATCTTCAAGTGCATGATAGAAAGACAGATGGTGTTGATATGCTACACGTTAACAGAAAATCTTAGGCCACAGCTTATATGTCACTGTCTAGATAATTATCTCAACTTGActtcttttcttaaataatgcatattttttttaaaaaaaaaacacaaaacataacaaaaaaaccaaaaagtctgAAAACCTTTCTGTGGATGCTTTTCTCCAGGATTAAGCTCCAGTCACATTACCAGTTGGAACTCTCTTGCAGCACCCTGCTTTTTTGTATATCTCTGCCTGCTTTGTATAGGCTCTCTGACTTAAGAGTACAATTGAATTGGAACAGGAACAAACACAGCACAACCACCACCATCAAACCAAGAAGTAGCtgtatttttgtacttttcCCAAATTGCAATATTTAATGTTTGAAAGGCCAATTGTATTGATAATAGTGCTAAAGGTGTGGTAAAAAGTAGACAGCACAATTGAATCTTGATTGTCTAGCAAATCTCGCAAGCTGAGCTGGTGTAACAGATGTTACCTCTTGTTACAGAATATTAGGGTATATAGATACAGGACAATGCTCTAAGAGTACTActgaagtttaattaaaaatatcaacTACACAGATTTCTTGATGTGGCCCATCTTAAATGGTCAGTCAAAAACATTCcgattttagttttaaattatcAAGGTACATAGAAAACTTACCTCATCTGCAAGTAGTGATAATTCACTGCTGTTTGCAGCATCATAATCATAGAGAACTCTGGCTTTCCTGCTGCCACTTGATGACTTCAGTTCACTGATACCTGAAGTAACTATTGAATTGCTTACTGAAGGCAATGAAGCAGAGGCCGAGGCCAAGACTGAGGGACTAGAAACACTCTGCACAGGAGTTGAAGAAGACTGATTGTTGTTAGAGAGAAAAGTAGATGGAAAGCtgtgggagaaaacaaaacGACTTCTGAGTGAATCAGTACTATATAGGAAGTTATACATGCCTCCATGCCTAAATTAGCATTCTTGCTTTAATCAGCTACAGAACAAACACCAGCGGACAGCAATAACAGAATGGTACCAATATCTGTATAAACCTAAATAAAGATGCTTGTTCCTGACCTGTAGTATAAATCAAACCAATATACTTAAAAAGACATATTGCCACCTTAAAAAACCCTTGATAATTACCTcttaacccccccccccaaaaaaaaaaaaaaaaaaaccacaaaaaaaatcaagaaagcaCTGTTGGTCAGACTTAATTcagactgtattttaataaacatttattttgacagCTCTGCCAGTAAAAGTAgcctccacctcctcctgctcaTCCTCAATCCACAAATCTTTATGTGGCTACACAAAAGATTGCGCTGGTGAACCAGACCAGGGAAGTCTGCAGGTTATAAACACAGCCTCCCtctgaaagaagtaaaaaaccccaaaacctaattatttttgtaatctaAAAGAGTTCGTTGATTCAGCTAACTACAtgctgtaaaacaaaagcaCGTGTTATGCTTGTCCAGGACAACTGTAAAGATGAACTTGTATCAGCTTAAGCCCCTCCTTCCTAGGTTAGGCTGCTGGTTGTTCGGTGCCAGCTGTAGTGTTTGCTAGACCCTTCCATGACGTCAATTCAACTCATTAACCTGCctggaaagaatttttttttaaaaaaaaaaaaaaaggtaaagaaaagtGTATAATCTTCTACTAAGTTAACAAGCTGAATCACAAAACACTGTGATGAGCACCAGAGCAGATACAAGGGAAAGGGCAGAATCACATGGCTAAAgagtggaagaagcagaaagatgaGCAAAGCAGCAAGAGATTTTGGGGTAGGAGGAATGGAACAGCACAGGGGGCAATGATGATCTGTGAGATTGTCTCATGTCACTCTGCCCTGCAACCTGGTATGCAGATCCATGGCAGACCAAACCCTCTTACTTAGCAGTTGATGTAGTCATTCCTTGTCCTTTTACTGCCTTCCTTCATTCCAATACTCATTCTACCTTAAAACCCTCCCACCTATGCTCCTCAGTTAAGTTCTTCTTGAAGATGTAGTTCAGTGGCGACTTTAATCATATAAATCAAGATCAGCTTATTCTGACACCTATGTCTGCAGCGCTATTCAGGCTTATATAATCATAGGAGGAGCTGTTTAAGGAGATGACGCAGGTAAAAACTCTATCAATATAGTGACTCATTTTTGGATCATGTGGCCATGAACATAGGTGGAATTTAGGCCGCTCAAATCTGTATTGGCTGCAGTAGTACTGCACACAAGTTTACAGCTTCACACTACGCTTAATCTGGTAAATTTACACTGCCACCAAACAGGGTGGAGCCACTCCTCTACCCATTTTTTGCACAAATGTTCATTCTCCGTCATTTGAGTCAGATCTAGCAATTTGTTGCTTTAGAGTTGATTCAATAATCTGATTAACAAAAATCATCAAGAAGACTGCTAACTTTCCACAAGAACAGCTTGTAAAATATGTCCACCTTGCAGTCATGCAATTGTTGTACCTGACTGAAGGGAAACAGCACGAGTATGTTGTGAGGGACAGAACTAGCCCCTTCACAATTAGACTGAATTGCATATAAAAATTGGGTAGACTTTCAGGAGACTGTGGTGAGTTTAGTTAGCAGTTTACTACTGTCAAAAGGAGGAAGTTCCACTTCCTCCTCTGGCTTACCTTCACCTCATTTTATCATAAAAAGCTGGTTCAACTCACCAAGAAAAGACTGCAAGtccacaacaacaacaacaacaacaaaatatatttttttatttgccaggTTGGTTTTTCAAACCAGTTCACTAAGTTCCCTGAGCAAATCAAATGAGCAGACCGAAGGGAGGAAAATGTAGACCCTGCATTTTTGGAGGGATAACTCAGCTGTGCCTCATGATGTATTTATTACTTGATTAGTTGGCAGagggatttaattttaaatgataatCAGCTGTTTCTCAATTGCTAAATTACCATTTAGTATACTGCTAAACCTGTTCTCTGTTAACACAGTAATTACTTGTAAATCAGTTCAGTTCAAAGGGTCACTAGTTTGTACAGCTAGTGGAAAAGCCAAAGCTTTATAACCACTCTGTCAATCAGTAAAGCATTAAGTCTCTGTCTTTGCAAAGCCAGACAGCTTCAGCTATACAGAGGttgtctgtaattttttttgaacACTTGAGTAGCAGGACTTTCACAGCTTGTGGAGCAGGGGACTAGTAATGagtaatttgaaaaaatgaCACCAAAGCTTAAGCTTGGCAGTCAGGGAAGCCGAGAAAATTCCAAGCAAAATCAGttatcagcaagaaaaaaaagctgccagaGTACCAGAATATTTGAAATAGATTTGTTTAGTCCATTCTgaggaactaaaaaaaaaaaaaaaaaggatcgCTTTTAACCTGGGAGACTTTATTCTTTAAGCAGCTCCATGGGAGGGGGTGCCAGTAGAGGGATaagcagctggtgctgccttGAAGACAAACATCCATAAAATCATGTCTATTTATGTAAAGAGAAGTGAGCACAAGTTTTCGCTCCCCACCTTCCCTACAGCCAATTCATTTGGAACTTGAATAGTCTCAATGTGAACCAGACTGGGGTTTATACCCTAGATTCTGACCCAGGTAAAACATATAATGCATCTACTCTAAGAACCAGGTTTCTGTTTCACACAACAAACCCTCACTTAAGAGGCTGGACACCTTTGGTCCACCAGTGATCTCAAAAGAAAAGTACATCCCTCACAGCTCTTGGCTTTCATATGAGAATATGGTACACTGTCACACTTGGATGTGTGGAAAGAACACATGTAACTCAGTACCATATATTCCTTGTAAACCAACACGGTGTTGGCAATACAACCAAAATCTAGCTGAGGTACCTAAGCTATTTATTTGGTACTATATCTGCCTATGCGTAACACAGGAAGAACACTACACACACCCTGCTCATCCATTTACTTAATGCACCTGTGATGCACTACATGCCTGTAAGTTGAGGAACTCTTCCAAAGCAAGGAGTGCAACTTGAGAccctgtcccagtgctgtccATTATAGTTCAGTAGGACTTCCTTGCACAAGGAAGGAAAGACACACCCAAGATTTAATACCATTCCTGGTTTACTCCACATAGGCAGAGAAACTTCATTTGGCTGTCTGAGGCATGTAGGATTTTGCAGAGCTTCCATGCTTTTGGTCTTCTAGCAGTCACAGCAATTTTATCAAAAATTTTGATCGGATCACAGCCACATAAAGAtacattcttctgttttcctaaagacactattttcttcaaatatacttttttttttaatacctggTAGCCTTTTacacaaattttaaacaaagacagCTATTCTGGATATGCTATACATCCTAAAGCAAGATATTTTAAAGAGGAGTTCTTCCTTAGCTTAAGGGTATTATGCTTAAAGCTTTCTGTTTGGTAAATACACTAGGATAAgagcacagattttaaaaacattctctCAAAATAGTTGTGTACATATACTTCACTTAATTTCTAATTTAAGAGGCTTTTATCCTTAATCCagtaaatgtttattttcaagctTTCAATTTTACAACTTACATTCACGTCCTacaaaaatgtaactttaaagATGTAGCTTTTCTTAAAATCACAGTTTTAAAGAGGTTTTAATAAAAGTCCTTAAACTACCCATTCAAATGAACTGAGGAAAGGAAATCAAACACCACAGGAAGTTGCAAGTCAGGAAAAGGACAAGACTCAAGAacacttttgtttttatttccttgtcacgaaaaacaaaacagagataCTTTATAGAGGCAGTTATTTAGAACAGACACTACAGTAAACTTCTAAGCACTGACAATCCTTCAATGTGTATGCTCACCTAAATAACATGGTCTGGTCTAACCCTAAGAAAGGctgatttttcaggaagaattagAATAGGGAGACTTTAAGAAAAGTATGTAGATCTCTTTACATCACCACCAATCACACAAAAAGGATTGTGAGCACAAACTAACATCAGAGAGTTTCTTCTCTTACTTTAAAAACGCTAAACCCACAGAACAGTAAAACTAGACAAACTTGCTCATTCCACTGTGAGTGCTTTGGATTTATATTACAAAGTACATTTCTCCCTAGATACAATATCTATGCTAGCAACTCACTTGTGTGGAGAACACAGTTTAATTGAAGATCAGTTAGTGCCCTGTCACCAATGAAGAGGTAACAGGAATTTACAGGCAGTACAAAAACTTTTCCCACATTGTGTAGCAGTTTTGTAGCATGAAGTGTAAGACAACTGAATGATTACATGTCTAGAAATTCCTTTTTGTGCCATTAAATGAGGTTACTATGGGCTCACCTTCCTCAAATACAAAATATACAAAATCTCAGTAAATCAATCCTCAAAAGGCATTGGTGCTGTGTATAGGCTTAGGGAAGTAGTTGCACTAAGGCAACTACATATCAGCTACCTGAGAACAGATATATTTCCTTTCAGTCCAGCATGCCTGTGTGTTCACCACTGTTACATCAGTGTAAGTTTTCCTGCTATTCATAaccacttagaaaaaaaatttttttttctgaagtttttacaGTGTTACTACCTTCCAAGTTGTTTCTGGAGATCCAACATATATTGGTAACATTGCGCGTAATAGGTCATCTGAGCTTCAACAAAATCATTCAGACAGCGAAGATGATGTGCCTAAAatccagcaaagaaaacaagtttttagTCTCTAGAAGTACTACGCTGCATTAGAAAGCCTGGTCTCCTAGTCAGGTGCTAATGCCAATACTGGCACATAAGGATTTGTGCCACACAGGCATGATGTCTGGATTTACCAGGTAATTGGGATAAAATGTCACAAAAACTAACATATTTGAGCAGAAAAGTCAGGGCTGTTCAAGCATCATGCCATTTACATGCACTGTTTCCataacagaataaatattttagcacTTTTTTGTGGTTTCAACATTCAGTTGATCTGACGAATGGGAAGCTGAGGTTAAaggataaaaatgaaagcttctGCATTCTCAAGGTTAACAGAAGACTAAAGTTACATTCAATGGATAGTAAACAGAATTCAAAGACTAAAATACACACAATTTGATGTGTTAACACACTGAAGTGAAGCCTTATAGCCTAAAGTCCTCAAGTAGCTTACTGTAGTTACTTTTAGAGAATGCCCTGATTTTGACTTTTCCCCTCTACCCCTTTTGGGTACTCACGTGTGTGCTGCTGATTCCTTCCAGGAGAAGTCTGGTAATCTCTGCTTGGCGGTCAAATTCACTCTGAGTAATTCGTACTTCCTGTTCAGACTAAAAGTAAGGATGCACATTAAGTATTTGTACAATGCACTCTGTTATGCCTTCAGACTGCAACAGCTCCATTTTATTCAAAGGCACTCATATAAAGGCATTAATCACGAGCTTTGGTGTTTGAAACGTGCTTTTTCACTGCTGATCTTCACTAAGCAAAAAAGTAATTGCATTTTGGGTTCAGAAATGTTGAGGCCCTGTATACACAACAAACAGCTTTATCATCAGACACCTACCACATAGAATCAATGTAGGCAAAAGGAAGGCATTTTTCTGCCAGCAGTGTTACCCCACCTCTCCCAATAACAATACAAATGTTCCTGGGCAAAACAATGTCTGCACCAGGGGTTCTGACAGCATAGTGGTGGCAGCCAAGGaccatataatttttttccacacttcAAGTTAACAGGGCTCCGAGCAAATAATTTAGGGTAAACCTCACATTATTTTTGTCAGGTAACTGCACAGCAATCAGCTGTATATAAATCTTTGATAGTAAGTTTTAATAGAATATTTCATAAATCAATGTCTCATACTGGCCACCAAGCTATTGCAAACTATCTCTGGAGCTTGTAATTGAGGCGtctttaaagtaaataaatccaAACTATAGCAAATGTTCTAacttcaaatagaaaaaaaatctattaaaattatttaagtttcatatttaaataattcaaaccTAATCCTTGTTACATAACATTATCAGCAATCTTTAACTAAGTCAGCAATGTTACAGCAGTTTTAGAAGACATCCATCTAGCACAAGCCAaagtgttgggggggggggggggggggacacagacggaggggggaggggaacgACAActcaaaacagacaaaaagagaaaaatgtgtgttgtAAGATTCTAATATATACTGTCCCATGACAGAATGTCCTCAGCCTGGAATCCAGATTACCTTGCCTTAATGCTTACATGCATTTATACattatttctaaaaacaaacccagaggCAAAAACCCGCA encodes:
- the SH3GLB1 gene encoding endophilin-B1 isoform X5, encoding MNIMDFNVKKLAADAGTFLSRAVQFTEEKLGQAEKTELDAHLENLLSKAECTKLWTEKIMKQTEVLLQPNPNARIEEFVYEKLDRKAPSRMNNPELLGQYMIDAGNEFGPGTAYGNALIKCGETQKRIGTADRELIQTSAINFLTPLRNFIEGDYKTITSEQEVRITQSEFDRQAEITRLLLEGISSTHAHHLRCLNDFVEAQMTYYAQCYQYMLDLQKQLGSFPSTFLSNNNQSSSTPVQSVSSPSVLASASASLPSVSNSIVTSGISELKSSSGSRKARVLYDYDAANSSELSLLADEVITVYSIPGMDSDWLMGERGNQKGKVPITYLELLN